The proteins below are encoded in one region of Zootoca vivipara chromosome 10, rZooViv1.1, whole genome shotgun sequence:
- the LOC132592712 gene encoding protein NYNRIN-like: MCLQEKEKEVKLDSIRLLNWLGNLGVKVSREKLQFTERRVKYLGHILDGGTRQLDPDRVRGIMELRPPRTRTDVRRMLGLLGYCRLWIDQYSKLTQFLNKKLTGKEEEVLWDEGDRERWEEIKRTLIASPALALPNLQQPFHLYVTVASQTAVGVLAQKRGGRYHPVAYLSTTLEPVVRGWPACIQAVAAAAELVLESRKLTFGGALIVHSPHQIGAVMTGAAPTWMTDRRLVQYEGILRTGSDITIGTDRNLNPAEFLRGERKEWEPDEHDCLRDIELMAKVREDLSEVPLKEGERWFVDGSSYVREGRRKSGYAVVKEDGEAIESGALPSTWSAQKCEVMALTRALELAKGLDITIWTDSRYAWGVVHTFGRTWRERGFIKADGKRIEHVALLERLLESLMGPRKVGIVHILAHTKGHSPEEQGNAWADLRAREAAEGEPRDEVIRQCVLQVPVIDPQDLKNLVFTQKEKEYMEKEGWKKKGDDWETPERQMVLPKSVMLNILEKIHAGSHLGTEGMVNLVKPLYWSRDMWPMAHAIAWKCLICQKVNKARARKTERGGRPLAVWPFQRIQVDFTELPERGGQKYLLVFKDHLTGWVEAFPSRRATAQVVGKAILEHILPRYGITEAIDSDRGTHFTQLAMQEVMRAVGITWNFHTPWHPESSGKVERANGEIKKHLTKLYLENGLPWTKNLPLALLRMRVAPRKDTGLSPFEMMMGHPYLAPLGNPQIEFRDQFTRKYLQSLSQSLLSFHRQGVLAQRPPLLEQQHSFQPGDLVLIKAWRSEKLTPSWEGPYQVLLTTESAVRTREHGWTHYHRVKKAPPESWTATASPDNPLRVTLTKSGTRIQQSTPRL, from the coding sequence atgtgtctgcaagaaaaggaaaaggaagttaaATTAGATTCCATTCGATTGTTGAATTGGCTGGGCAACCTGGGAGTCAAGGTATCCAGGGAAAAGTTGCAGTTCACTGAAAGGAGAGTTAAATATTTAGGGCACATATTGGATGGGGGAACCAGACAATTGGACCCAGATAGGGTAAGAGGTATCATGGAATTGAGACCCCCGAGAACTAGGACTGATGTGCGAAGGATGTTGGGATTGCTGGGATATTGTAGATTATGGATAGACCAATATTCAAAATTAACCCAATTCTTGAATAAGAAGCTaactgggaaggaagaggaagtattGTGGGATGAAGGAGACAGGGAAAGATGGGAAGAAATTAAGAGAACCCTAATCGCCAGTCCGGCATTGGCCCTGCCCAACTTACAACAACCCTTCCACCTATATGTGACAGTGGCATCCCAAACGGCAGTGGGGGTGCTAgctcagaaaaggggaggaagataCCACCCGGTGGCTTATTTGAGTACAACATTAGAACCAGTGGTCAGAGGGTGGCCAGCGTGTAtacaagcagtagcagcagcagctgaactgGTTCTAGAAAGCAGAAAACTGACTTTTGGGGGAGCCTTGATTGTACACAGCCCTCACCAGATCGGGGCAGTCATGACGGGAGCCGCTCCGACCTGGATGACGGACAGACGTCTGGTACAATATGAGGGAATTTTGAGAACAGGCTCAGACATCACTATTGGGACAGACAGGAACTTGAATCCCGCGGAATTTCttaggggagaaaggaaggaatgggagCCAGATGAGCATGACTGCCTGAGAGATATAGAATTGATGGCAAAAGTAAGGGAAGATCTAAGTGAAGTGCCATTGAAGGAAGGTGAAAGGTGGTTTGTGGATGGGTCCAGCTATGTTAGAGAAGGCAGAAGGAAGTCAGGATATGCAGTGGTAAAGGAAGATGGGGAGGCTATAGAAAGCGGGGCGCTCCCCAGCACTTGGTCAGCTCAAAAATGTGAAGTGATGGCATTGACTCGTGCCCTAGAATTAGCAAAAGGATTGGATATAACCATATGGACAGATTCAAGATACGCGTGGGGAGTGGTTCATACTTTTGGCaggacatggagagagagaggttttattAAGGCAGATGGGAAACGGATTGAGCATGTGGCCTTGTTGGAACGGTTGCTAGAATCTCTAATGGGACCACGGAAAGTAGGGATTGTGCATATTCTAGCTCATACCAAGGGACATAGTCCAGAGGAGCAGGGAAATGCATGGGCAGACCTCAGGGCGCGagaagcagctgagggagagcCCAGAGACGAAGTAATTAGGCAATGTGTCCTACAGGTTCCGGTGATAGATCCGCAGGACCTGAAAAATTTAGTATTtactcaaaaggaaaaggaatatatggaaaaggaggggtggaaaaagaaaggagatgatTGGGAAACCCCAGAGAGACAGATGGTCCTTCCTAAATCGGTGATGCTAAATATTTTAGAGAAAATACACGCGGGAAGCCATCTGGGCACTGAGGGAATGGTTAATCTGGTGAAACCCCTGTATTGGAGCAGGGACATGTGGCCCATGGCGCACGCCattgcatggaaatgtttaatatgtcAGAAGGTCAATAAGGCCCGAGCCAGAAAGACAGAAAGGGGCGGGCGACCGTTAGCGGTGTGGCCATTCCAAAGGATACAAGTAGATTTTActgagttgccagaaagaggggGGCAAAAGTATTTGTTGGTGTTTAAGGATCATCTCACAGGATGGGTTGAGGCCTTTCCCAGCCGCAGAGCCACGGCCCAAGTGGTTGGAAAAGCCATCCTGGAGCATATTCTTCCTCGCTATGGGATAACGGAAGCAATAGACTCAGATAGGGGGACCCATTTCAcccaattggcaatgcaagaggtgATGAGGGCGGTGGGAATCACATGGAACTTTCACACCCCCTGGCATCCTGAGAGTAGTGGGAAAGTGGAACGGGCCAATGGAGAGATTAAGAAACACTTGACCAAGCTGTATCTAGAGAATGGtttgccctggacaaagaatctCCCCCTGGCCTTATTAAGGATGAGGGTGGCTCCCCGGAAGGACACTGGACTGTCCCCATTTGAAATGATGATGGGCCACCCCTATCTAGCTCCCCTAGGAAACCCTCAGATTGAATTTAGGGATCAGTTCACCCGGAAATATCTGCAGTCACTGTCCCAGTCTTTGTTATCCTTTCACAGGCAAGGCGTACTAGCACAGAGACCCCCACTCTTGGAACAACAGCACAGCTTCCAACCTGGAGACCTGGTCCTGATAAAAGCGTGGCGGTCGGAGAAACTCACCCCGAGTTGGGAGGGCCCATACCAAGTCCTACTCACCACTGAGTCAGCAGTACGGACCAGAGAGCATGGATGGACCCACTACCACCGGGTGAAGAAAGCCCCGCCGGAGAGTTGGACGGCAACGGCCAGTCCAGATAACCCGCTAAGAGTGACTCTTACAAAATCAGGAACCAGAATCCAGCAGAGCACTCCTAGACTGTAA
- the LOC132592714 gene encoding zinc finger protein 709-like, which yields MENGKSLTDSGTLRAHQGTHMGKKRFQCKESGKRGNLNIHQRTHTGEKPYECMECGKSFSDNGNLRRHQRVHTGEKPFKCMECGKSFSWSGHLNSHLQTHTGERPFKCMEYGKSFSQSGDLKLHQRTHMGEKPYDCIECGKSFCFNARLKTHQRTHTGEKPFKCMECGKSFSLNANLRSHQRTHAGEKPYKCMECGKNFSKRVQLNIHLQIHTGEKPFKCMECGKSFSLNACLRRHQRTHTGEKPYKCMECGKSFSHSGQFNIHLETHTGEKPFKCKECGKSFSLNANLRSHQRTHTGEKPYKCMECGKSFSDNGNFGKHQRTHTGEKPYKCMECGKSFRYSGHLNRHLQTHTGEKPYKCMECGKNFSRSRQLNRHLQIHTGEKPFNCMECGKSFSFNESLRRHQRTHTGEKPYKCMECGKSFSDNGNLRQHQRTHTGEKPYKCMGCGKSFSHSGNLRKHQQTHREETI from the coding sequence ATGGAGAATGGAAAGAGTTTAACtgatagtggaacacttagaGCACATCAAGGTACTCACATGGGCAAGAAAAGATTCCAATGCAAGGAGTCTGGAAAGAGGGGAAACCTCAATATACAtcagcggactcacacaggagagaaaccatatgaatgtatggagtgcggaaagagttttagtgataatggaaaccttagaagacaccaacgggttcacacaggggagaaaccttttaaatgcatggagtgtggaaagagcttcagttggagtgGACACCTCAATAGTCATCTACAGACTCACACGGGAGAAagaccatttaaatgtatggagtacggaaaaagcttcagtcagagtggagaccttaaattacaccagcgaactcacatgggagaaaaaccatatgattgcatagagtgtggaaaaagcttctgTTTCAATGCAAGACTTAAaacacatcaacggactcacacaggagagaaaccatttaagtgcatggagtgtggaaagagcttcagtttaaatgcaaaccttagaagccatcaacggactcacgcgggtgaaaaaccatataaatgtatggagtgtggaaagaacttcagtaagAGGGTACAACTCAATATACATCtacagattcacacaggggagaaaccatttaaatgcatggagtgtggaaagagcttcagtttaaatgcGTGCCTTCGAagacaccaacggactcacacaggagagaaaccatataaatgtatggagtgtggaaagagtttcagtcacagtggacaATTCAACATACATCTagagactcacacaggggagaagccatttaaatgcaaggagtgtggaaagagcttcagtttaaatgcaaaccttagaagccatcaacggactcacacgggtgaaaaaccatataaatgtatggagtgtggaaagagttttagtgataatggaaactttggaaaacatcaacggactcacacaggagagaaaccatataaatgtatggagtgtggaaagagtttcaggtaCAGTGGACACCTCAATAGACATttacagactcacacaggagagaaaccatataaatgcatggagtgtggaaagaacttcagtaggAGTAGACAACTCAATAGACATCtacagattcacacaggggagaagccatttaattgcatggagtgcggaaagagcttcagtttcaatgagtcccttagaagacaccaacggactcacacaggagagaaaccatataaatgtatggagtgtggaaagagttttagtgataatggaaaccttagacaacatcaacggactcacacaggagagaaaccatataaatgtatggggtgtggaaagagtttcagtcacagtggaaatcttagaaaacatcagcagacacacagggaagaaaccatataa
- the LOC132592715 gene encoding zinc finger protein 658B-like — translation MENGKSFTDSGTLRTHQGTHVGKKGFQCKESGKSFNQRGNLNKHQRTHTSEKLYKCMECGKSFSDSGRLRQHQRTHTGEKPFECIKCGKCFSENGKLRRHQRVHTGEKPFKCMECEKSFSQSGNLKLHQRTHMGEKPYDCMECGKSFRFNARLKTHQRTHTGEKPFKCMECGKSFCQSGQLNIHLQIHTGEKPFKCMECGKSFSDNGNLRRHQRTHTGEKPYKCMECGKSFSDNGNLRQHQRTHTGEKPYKCMECGKSFSWTGQLSIHLQTHTGEKPFKCMECEKSFSQSGDLKLHQRTHTGEKPYECMECGKSFRFNARLKTHQRTHTGEKPFKCMECGKSFCQSGQLNIHLQIHTGEKPFKCMECGKSFSLNAKLRSHQRTHTGEKPYKCMECGKSFSHSGHLNIHLQTHTGEKPYKCMECGKSFSQSGQLRGHLQTHTGEKPFKCMECGKSFSLNSNLRSHQRTHTGEKPYKCMECGKSFSGNTNLRKHQRTHTGEKPYKCMECGKSFSYSGHLNRHLRTHTGEKPYKCMECGKNFSHSRQLNRHLQIHTGEEPYKCMECEKSFSFNESLRRHQRTHTGEKPYKCMECGKSFSDNGNLRQHQRTHTGEKPYKCMECGKSFSHSGNLRKHQQTHGKETI, via the coding sequence ATGGAGAATGGAAAGAGTTTCACtgatagtggaacacttagaacacATCAGGGGACTCACGTGGGCAAGAAAGGATTCCAATGCAAGGAgtctggaaagagcttcaatcagaggGGAAACCTCAATAAACATCAGCGGACTCACACAAGTGAAAAactatataaatgtatggagtgtggaaagagttttagtgataGTGGACGCCTTAgacaacatcaacggactcacacaggagagaaaccttttGAATGTATCAAGTGCGGAAAGTGCTTTAGTGAGAATGGAAagcttagaagacatcaacgggttcacacaggggagaaaccttttaaatgcatggagtgcgaaaaaagcttcagtcagagtggaaaccttaaattacaccagcgaactcacatgggagaaaaaccatatgattgcatggagtgtggaaaaagcttccgtTTCAATGCAAGACTTAAaacacatcaacggactcacacaggagagaaaccatttaagtgcatggagtgtggaaagagcttctgtcagaGTGGACAACTAAATATACACCTacagattcacacaggagagaaaccatttaaatgtatggagtgtggaaagagttttagtgataatggaaaccttagaagacaccaacggactcacacaggagagaaaccatataaatgtatggagtgtggaaagagttttagtgataatggaaaccttagacaacatcaacggactcacacaggagaaaaaccatataaatgcatggagtgtggaaagagcttcagttggactGGACAACTCAGTATTCATCTACAGACTCACACGGgcgaaaaaccatttaaatgcatggagtgcgaaaaaagcttcagtcagagtggagaccttaaattacaccagcgaactcacacgggagaaaaaccatatgaatgcatggagtgtggaaaaagcttccgtTTCAATGCAAGACTTAAaacacatcaacggactcacacaggagagaaaccatttaaatgcatggagtgtggaaagagcttctgtcagaGTGGACAACTCAATATACACCtacagattcacacaggggagaaaccttttaaatgcatggagtgcggaaaaagCTTCAGCTTAAATGCAAAGCTTAgaagccatcaacggactcacacaggagagaaaccatataaatgtatggagtgtggaaagagtttcagtcacagtGGTCACCTCAATATACAtctacagactcacacaggagagaaaccgtataaatgtatggagtgtgggaagagcttcagtcagagtggacaactTAGAGGACATCTTCagactcatacaggagagaaaccatttaaatgcatggagtgtgggaagagcttcagtttaaattcaaaccttagaagccatcaacggactcacacgggtgaaaaaccatataaatgtatggagtgtggaaagagttttagtggTAATAcaaaccttagaaaacatcaacggactcacacaggagagaaaccatataaatgtatggagtgtggaaagagtttcagttacAGTGGACACCTCAATAGACATCTACggactcatacaggggagaaaccatataaatgcatggagtgtggaaagaacttcagtcacaGTAGACAACTCAATAGACATCtacagattcacacaggggaggaaccatataaatgcatggagtgtgaaaagagcttcagtttcaatgagtcccttagaagacaccaacggactcacacaggagagaaaccatataaatgtatggagtgtggaaagagttttagtgataatggaaaccttagacaacatcaacggactcacacaggagaaaaaccatataaatgtatggagtgtggaaagagtttcagtcacagtggaaatcTTAGAAAACATCAGCAGACACACGGgaaagaaaccatataa